In the genome of Impatiens glandulifera chromosome 6, dImpGla2.1, whole genome shotgun sequence, the window CAGTACCCTACCATGTAACCCGAAACTTGAAGCCACCAATTTCCCGAGGGTATGTCctacaaatattttcatttcctcGTTAATTAATCGTTTTTATAAGCTTAGTATTTCAAAACATGCATGccttaaaaattatatgtgtACCTTGAATATGTTAACAGATATCTCTTGTGAATTGCCACCATATGTGGAAAATGGTGATATTGTAGTGCCAATGGCATAGTGTCTATTTGTTTGAACAAAACCGGGGCAATCAAGATCAAAGCAACCTGTCCTCTGGTAATTATCTGCCTAGTTCCAAGCAACAATATTAGTTAGCTAGAAttgaaaatatgatttataCATAAGAGACTTGATGGAAATAAGGAACTTACTGTCCAATATATGAAGAAGTGTGTATGTGTATCACCAAATTTACTTGGATAAACCTTGAATatacataaacatttataaaaaaattgtcattACATGCAACATCGAAAAAATGCTTGTGGGGTTTCTTTCAAAACTTACTATCCATCCTGCTTCAATAGTATTGATACTTGGAGACGACGAAGTGATCCACACTTGAGACGAACTAAATTCGTTCCTTTCGACATGAGGGTTCCAAACATTAAATACTGCTTGTGTACCATAGTAAGAACTACCTTCATCAAAAGCCATAGCATACTTGAAAGGATGAAAAATAAGGGTAAACAAtattagaaattatatttacatacaatcaattagaaagtttgaagaaaaatataaaagttgagATGGTTCTACACATACCTCGTGTCCTCCACTTGATCTTTGAAGAATATTTTGGTTTTGTTGATCTCCCATCATGGAAAAAGTTTGCTTATGGTAATCATTGTAATAACTTGTGTTTGTATTTCTTCTTATAGGGATTGTTTCTTCTGGacattcttcatttttattCCAATCTTGACGAATATCAAACTCAAAGGTTGAATTCATTTTGGTTCCAATAGGATAAGTAT includes:
- the LOC124943217 gene encoding uncharacterized protein LOC124943217 produces the protein MLLVVLIAFQSIYHVYGNETINKSLGLEHKGTIKTIEGDNGDIIDCVDIYQQPAFDHPLINDLQMEPNTYPIGTKMNSTFEFDIRQDWNKNEECPEETIPIRRNTNTSYYNDYHKQTFSMMGDQQNQNILQRSSGGHEYAMAFDEGSSYYGTQAVFNVWNPHVERNEFSSSQVWITSSSPSINTIEAGWIVYPSKFGDTHTHFFIYWTADNYQRTGCFDLDCPGFVQTNRHYAIGTTISPFSTYGGNSQEISVNIFKDIPSGNWWLQVSGYMVGYWPKSIFTGLADHATDVKWGGEILNSRTRGQHTTTQMGSGHFFGEGYRKSSFIRQLKVADAGLFPREPGYLSKIVTTPSCYNLNFWKNPRTMMGTHVYFGGPGFSSICK